The nucleotide window GCCGAGATTATACCGAGGGGTATGCCTATTATCAGGATAAAGAAGAACGCCACCAGGGCCAGCTCAAACGTTATTGGGAAACGATCACGTATATCGTCAAGGACGTAGTTGGAAGTCCTGGGGTCGATTATGCTGTTCCTTGCAAGCCCGCTCACAAGGAACCAGTACTGGTCGTACCAGGGCTCGTCAAGGTGGTACTCCTTCTTTATCTGCTCCATGTACGCCTGGCTGGCCTTCTCACCACCGGCCCAGGCCCTGGCAACATCCGCAGGGATGACGTAGGCGATCAGAAAGACTATGAGGGTGACTCCGATGAGGGTAGGGATAAACGTGAGGAGCCTTCTTATTAGGAACTTCTTCAGGTTCGCCAATCCGATTCCCCCCTGTGTCCTTGATTTATCCTCTAGAGTTCGGTCAAAAACACGAACAGAAAAAAAGAAAGGTCAGAATCAGCTAACGCTTACCTCGACGCTCGTGAACTCGGTGGCACCGTAGAGGAACGGGCCAACCCAGTTGTCGGAGTCGAGGTAGTCAGGGACCCAACCGACGACGTAGACATCGTACTCGCCGTGCTCGGTCTTGTCAAGGTAGGTCGGCCAGTTGTAGCTGTTGATGGTGACCTGGAATCCGAGCTGGCTCCAGACGTTCTGCAGGAGGGTCATGATCTTCTCACGTGCTGAGTTGCCCTCGTTGTAGATGAGCTCGATCTTGTACTTGGTCGGGTCAACGCCGGCTTTGTTGAGGAGCTGCTTGGCCTTGGCGAGGTTGTACTTGTACTTGGTTATGCCCTCCTCGGTGTAGCCCGGCCACGGCTTCGGTATCGGACCGTAGTTCCTGGCGAGGAGTCCCTGGTAAACGACCTGGGAGATCTGGTCGTACGGAACGGCGTAGGCCATGGCCTCCCTGACGAGCGGGTCGTTGAAGGGCTCCTTCTGGGTGTTGAAGACGAGGAAGGTCAGTATCGGCTGGAGGATGTCGGTCTTAACGACGGACTTGAAGCCCTGGAGCTCGAGGCCCTTGACCGTGTCCATCTTCTCGGGCGGTATGGCAACGACATCGGCGGTGCCGGTCTTGAACAGGTTGATCCTGGCCATGGCGTCGCTGTTGATGACGTAGATAACCCTCTTGTGTCCGGGGTTGGCGGTGGCGTTCCAGTAGTGCGGGTTGTACTCGAGGACTATGTAGGCGTCCTTCTGGTAGTCCGCAACGTAGAACGGTCCGGTTCCAACGGGCTTGTTGTGCATGAGCTGGTGAGTCGGGTCGCTCTTACCCTCGCTCAGGTAGCTCCACCAGGCGCTCGGGTTATGGCCGTTGTCGCTCGCCTGGAGGGCCTCCTGGTACTTGTCGCCGAGGAGATACTCCATCGGGACGACGCTGAGGAACGGGTCGGCGAGTACTCCCAGAACCGGGGCGTATGGGGCCGGGAGAACGAGCTTGAAGACTCCAGCGGTGTCACCGCTGTAGCCGAAGAACTGCTTGAGCTCGTCGAGGCTCTTGACCTCGGTGCTCTTGCCGTTGAACTCGGCTATGAGCGGGTGCTCCTTGAGGTACTGGTCGAACTCATCCTCGGTGAGGGCCTGGGAGGCGTTCACGTCCATGAAGGAATCGACCATCCAGCTGACGCTGTGGCCGAGCCTCTCAACGCGGAGGAACGTGAAGGCCACGTCGGTGGCGTCGATCGGATAGGTCTTGTCGTCCCACGGATCGTAGGCCTGGACACCGCCGCGAATGAGGAAGTACCACTCGGTACCGTCCTTGTTGTGGGCCCAGGCAACGGCCAGATCGGGGCTAACCTCCTCGGTCTCCTCCTTCCAGTAGGTGACGAGGGTGTCGCCTATCTCGTGCCAGACCTCCCATCCAAAGGTCTCGTAGGTCATGGCCGGGTCAAAGCTCTCCGGCCAGCCAATGGTTGCTATGGTGTAGGTATCGGCGTCGTTCTTGTAGTCCTTAATACCGATCTTGACGGAGGGGGCGTTCTGGTCCTCCCTCAGGAGGTCATAGCGCTCCGCAAGGGTTGGGTGGTAGTAGCGTCCCTTAACCCAGTCCCAGTAAACGCGGAGCTGCCTGTTCTGACCGAGGATAACCTCCGGGACGAGCTTGTTTCCGAGCATGTAGATGGCCTTGAAGAGCTCGGTTCTTATGGTCGGATCGGTCTGGCGTCTGGCGGCCACAACGAGGGCATCGACGTGCTCATCGCGGAAGAAGGCCGGATCGATGGCACCGAATCCCTGACCCTTCTCCATGAGGGTCTTGACGTCCGGAGTGTTGGCGCTGTCAACCTCGTATTCGACCTTTATAACCTTCCTGTCGCTCGGAATCTCGACGGTCGGGCTGGCACCCTTCGGGCCGACGATCACGACGCTCTTGTCGGTGACGACAACGTAGACGTCACCCATCTCCAGTATCCCCGGTTTTACCTCCGCGGGAGTCTGCGTCTGGGTGGCCGACTGGCTCGATGTCGTGGTGGTACTTCCAGAAGTCGCCTGAGAGGACGTGGTCTGGGTACCACTCGGACTTGCGGTGGTGCTCTGCGAAATGGTGGTTGTCTCACCGCCGCCTCCGCTTATACAGCCGCTGGCTGCAACAGAAAAAACCACCAAAAAAACTACCAACAGGGCTATTGAACCTTTGGCCTTCATTAATACCCACCCCTGTACATTAAGGGCATGAACAATATGGCGGATGAGGTAATAAACCTTTCGATACCACCAACAGTACTACAAAGGTCTTTTACGCGCACTATTGGTTACTTATCGGCAGCGTTCTCAGAGTGCAACCTTCAGGGGATACCCGAAAAAACTACGAAAAGCTTAAATGAGTTAGAGGGCTAGATAGAGACGTAAAGCCTTTCCGCGGTGATGAAAAATGGTTAGGTCGTACGTTTTACTGACCGTTGAGATTGGAAAAGTTGAGAGCGTCATAGAGGCGCTCAAACAGATTCCGGGCGTCACCAAGGCCGACGCCGTCACCGGCCCCTACGACGCTATAGTCCACATCGAGGCGAAGGACCTCGGTGAGCTCACCAGGAGAATACTCCACGACATACACAACATCGACGGCGTTATAGACACCACTACCGCCATAGTCGTAGAAATGGAAGAAGAGGAGTGATCACCTCTTTTTCTTCCCGGATTTGCGTTTCTTCTTGCCCTGGGACTTGGCCTGGGTCTTTCTGATTTCCCTGATCTTCTGTCCGAGCATCCTCAGGGACTTACCCTTCGGATGCCTGCTCTCAATTCGGAGCATTCCCCTAAGCCTGTACTCATCGTCGAGACCTGCCAGCCGGGGGTTGAGTTTCTCCTCATCGAGCTCTATTACCTTCATCCCGAGGGCCAGCGCGGCATCGGCTATCTCATGTATCTTCGGCCTATCCACTGCGAACTCCCTGCCCACGGCCCTTCCGTAGCGCCTGCTGAGCCTTGCGTCGAGCTCGCTGGGCCACACCACGAACTTTCTCATCTTCCCACCTAACAAGGTTTAAAAGAAGTGCCATTAAAAACCCTTTTGGTGAGTCCAATGGACACCCCCATCTTCGAGAAGTACCTCTTTGGCAAGGCCAACCGGGGAGACGTTATTCTGCTCGAGTACGACCCCACGTATCCCGTGGAAGAGTTCTCGTGGGGAGTCCTCATACCTTCGCTCCTTGAGAGGGACGGGGTCGTCGTGACGGACTTCTTCGGGATTGGGGGAATTCTCTTCAGGAACTACACCCGAAAGGTCTCCGGAAAGGAGTACTCAAGGGTGCTAGAGCTCATTAAGAAGATAAAGGTCGTAAAGATCGGCCCCGGCTCGGCCAGCTATGGAGAGGTAATAGAGGAAGTTGTTCCGGTCTACGATTCACACACGTTCCTGAAGAACTACTACACCATCGTCAGCAGGATAAGCCATTCCCCCACAAAGCCCGAGTACTTCGTCACCTTCGGGCTCGGCCACTACATACACTTCGGCGGGGACGAGGCGATAAGGGCCATACTAACCGGCATCAGCACGATACCCCTTGAAGACTGGGTGGGGATACACTTTATAAACGCGGGGGTTCTGAGAAGTGAACACCTGGCGATGCTCGAGGAAATCGCCTCGATGGTGTTCCACATATCGCAGGACGGTCTGAAAGTAAAAAAGGAAGGTGGAACGGTTGATCAGGGAAGGGGATAAGGTTCTGCTCATCGACAGGAGGGGCAAGCGCTACCTGGTGACGGTATCGGAGAGGGAGTTCCACACCGATCTGGGAATACTCAAGCTCGGCGAGCTCATAGGGAAGGAGTACGGAAGCAGGATAACCAGCCACCGAAACGAGGAGTTCAGGGTTCTCAAACCGGACATAAACGACATAATAGCCAAGATGAAACGCGGACCGCAGATAGTCCACCCCAAGGACGCCGGTATAATACTCGCCTACGCTGGCATCTCGCCCGGCGACACGGTGATAGAGGCGGGCGTTGGGAGCGGCGCGCTCACGATATTCCTCGCAAACGCAGTAGGGCCAAACGGGAGGGTTATCAGCTACGAACGCCGCGAGGACTTCGCGAGGATAGCCCAGAAGAACATCGAGCTGGCCGGATTCTCGGACAGGGTAACCATAAAGCTCAAGGACATCTACGAGGGCATAGATGAAGAGTACGCCAACCACATAGTCCTCGACCTGCCCCAGCCGGAGAACGTCCTCCCCCACGCCGTT belongs to Thermococcus camini and includes:
- a CDS encoding ABC transporter substrate-binding protein, whose translation is MKAKGSIALLVVFLVVFSVAASGCISGGGGETTTISQSTTASPSGTQTTSSQATSGSTTTTSSQSATQTQTPAEVKPGILEMGDVYVVVTDKSVVIVGPKGASPTVEIPSDRKVIKVEYEVDSANTPDVKTLMEKGQGFGAIDPAFFRDEHVDALVVAARRQTDPTIRTELFKAIYMLGNKLVPEVILGQNRQLRVYWDWVKGRYYHPTLAERYDLLREDQNAPSVKIGIKDYKNDADTYTIATIGWPESFDPAMTYETFGWEVWHEIGDTLVTYWKEETEEVSPDLAVAWAHNKDGTEWYFLIRGGVQAYDPWDDKTYPIDATDVAFTFLRVERLGHSVSWMVDSFMDVNASQALTEDEFDQYLKEHPLIAEFNGKSTEVKSLDELKQFFGYSGDTAGVFKLVLPAPYAPVLGVLADPFLSVVPMEYLLGDKYQEALQASDNGHNPSAWWSYLSEGKSDPTHQLMHNKPVGTGPFYVADYQKDAYIVLEYNPHYWNATANPGHKRVIYVINSDAMARINLFKTGTADVVAIPPEKMDTVKGLELQGFKSVVKTDILQPILTFLVFNTQKEPFNDPLVREAMAYAVPYDQISQVVYQGLLARNYGPIPKPWPGYTEEGITKYKYNLAKAKQLLNKAGVDPTKYKIELIYNEGNSAREKIMTLLQNVWSQLGFQVTINSYNWPTYLDKTEHGEYDVYVVGWVPDYLDSDNWVGPFLYGATEFTSVEVSVS
- a CDS encoding Lrp/AsnC family transcriptional regulator, producing MVRSYVLLTVEIGKVESVIEALKQIPGVTKADAVTGPYDAIVHIEAKDLGELTRRILHDIHNIDGVIDTTTAIVVEMEEEE
- a CDS encoding signal recognition particle protein Srp19, which produces MRKFVVWPSELDARLSRRYGRAVGREFAVDRPKIHEIADAALALGMKVIELDEEKLNPRLAGLDDEYRLRGMLRIESRHPKGKSLRMLGQKIREIRKTQAKSQGKKKRKSGKKKR
- a CDS encoding DUF257 family protein encodes the protein MDTPIFEKYLFGKANRGDVILLEYDPTYPVEEFSWGVLIPSLLERDGVVVTDFFGIGGILFRNYTRKVSGKEYSRVLELIKKIKVVKIGPGSASYGEVIEEVVPVYDSHTFLKNYYTIVSRISHSPTKPEYFVTFGLGHYIHFGGDEAIRAILTGISTIPLEDWVGIHFINAGVLRSEHLAMLEEIASMVFHISQDGLKVKKEGGTVDQGRG
- a CDS encoding tRNA (adenine-N1)-methyltransferase, translating into MIREGDKVLLIDRRGKRYLVTVSEREFHTDLGILKLGELIGKEYGSRITSHRNEEFRVLKPDINDIIAKMKRGPQIVHPKDAGIILAYAGISPGDTVIEAGVGSGALTIFLANAVGPNGRVISYERREDFARIAQKNIELAGFSDRVTIKLKDIYEGIDEEYANHIVLDLPQPENVLPHAVEVLRPGGYFVAYTPCTNQVHRFFQAFQEYREHFYKPRVVEVLVREHEVKKECMRPKTTMLAHTGYITFIRKL